A single Vicugna pacos chromosome 15, VicPac4, whole genome shotgun sequence DNA region contains:
- the LOC102538585 gene encoding dynactin subunit 1 isoform X8, whose protein sequence is MMRQAPTARKTTTRRPKPTRPASSGAAGASSSLGPSGSASAGELSSSEPSTPAQTPLAAPIIPTPALTSPGAAPPLPSPSKEEEGLRAQVRDLEEKLETLRLKRAEDKAKLKELEKHKIQLEQVQEWKSKMQEQQADLQRRLKEARKEAKEALEAKERYMEEMADTADAIEMATLDKEMAEERAESLQQEVEALKERVDELTTDLEILKAEIEEKGSDGAASSYQLKQLEEQNARLKDALVRMRDLSSSEKQEHVKLQKLMEKKNQELEAVRQQRERLQEELTQAESTIDELKEQVDAALGAEEMVEMLTDRNLNLEEKVRELRETVGDLEAMNEMNDELQENARETELELREQLDMAGARVREAQKRVEAAQETVADYQQTIKKYRQLTAHLQDVNRELTSQQEASAERQQQPPPETFDFKIKFAETKAHAKAIEMELRQMEVAQANRHMSLLTAFMPDSFLRPGGDHDCVLVLLLIPRLVCKAELIRKQAQEKFELSENCSERPGLRGAAGEQLSFAAGLVYSLSLLQATLHRYEHALSQCHVDMYKKVGSLYPEMSAHERSLDFLIELLHKDQLDETVNVEPLTKAIKYYQHLYSIHLADQPEDSTMQLADHIKFTQSALDCMSVEAGRLRAFLQGGQEASGIALLLRDLETSCSDIRQFCKKIRRRMPGTDAPGIPAALAFGPQVSDTLLDCRKHLTWVVAVLQEVAAAAAQLVAPLAENEGLPVAALEELAFKANEQIYGAPSSSPHECLRQSCSILISTMNKVATAMQEGEYDADRPPSKPPPVELRAAALRAEITDAEGLGLKLEDRETVIKELKKSLKIKGEELSEANVRLSLLEKKLDSAAKDADERIEKVQTRLEETQALLRKKEKEFEETMDALQADIDQLEAEKAELKQRLNSQSKRTIEGLRGPPPSGIATLVSDIAGGGAPGQAPASVPGPGLVKDSPLLLQQISAMRLHISQLQRENSVLKGAQMKASLAALPPLHAAKFSLPPHEGPGSELASGALYRKTTQLLDTLNQLSTHTRVVDITRASPAAKSPSAQLLEQVAQLKALSDTVEKLKDEVLKETVSQRPGATVPTDFATFPSSAFLRAKEEQQDDTVYVGKVTFSCAAGLGQRHRLVLTQEQLHQLHGRLIS, encoded by the exons CCCACCCGTCCAGCCAGTTCCGGGGCGGCCGGGGCCAGTAGCTCCCTGGGCCCCTCCGGATCAGCATCCGCAGGCGAGCTGAGCAGCAGCGAGCCCAGCACCCCAGCCCAGACCCCGCTCGCAGCCCCCATCATCCCCACGCCGGCCCTCACCTCTCCCGGAGCAGCCCCCCCGCTTCCTTCCCCCTCTAAG gaggaggaggggctgagggCCCAGGTGCGGGACCTGGAGGAGAAACTGGAGACCCTGCGACTGAAACGTGCGGAAGACAAGGCAAAACTAAAAGAGTTGGAGAAACACAAGATCCAGCTGGAGCAGGTGCaagaatggaaaagcaaaatgcaggagcagcaggcagaCCTGCAGCGGCGCCTCAAGGAGGCGCGGAAG GAAGCCAAGGAGGCGCTGGAGGCCAAGGAACGCTACATGGAGGAGATGGCCGACACTGCGGACGCCATCGAGATGGCCACTCTGGACAAGGAGATGGCCGAAGAGCGGGCCGAGTCCCTGCAGCAGGAGGTGGAGGCGCTGAAGGAGCGTGTGGACGAGCTCACCACCGACTTGGAGATCCTCAAGGCCGAGATTGAAGAGAAGG GCTCAGACGGTGCTGCGTCCAGCTATCAGCTCAAGCAGCTCGAGGAGCAGAATGCACGCCTGAAGGACGCCCTGGTGAG GATGCGGGATCTTTCTTCCTCAGAGAAGCAGGAGCATGTGAAACTCCAGAAGCTCATGGAGAAGAAGAACCAAGAGCTGGAAGCTGTGAGGCAGCAGCGGGAGCGGCTGCAGGAGGAGCTGACCCAGGCGGAGAGCACCATCGATGAGCTCAAGGAGCAG GTGGACGCCGCTCTGGGTGCTGAGGAGATGGTGGAGATGCTGACGGACCGGAACCTGAATCTGGAGGAGAAAGTGCGGGAACTGAGGGAGACCGTGGGCGACTTG GAAGCAATGAACGAGATGAACGATGAGCTGCAGGAGAACGCGCGCGAGACGGAGCTGGAGCTGCGGGAGCAGCTGGACATGGCGGGCGCGCGGGTCCGGGAGGCCCAGAAGCGGGTGGAGGCGGCCCAAGAGACGGTGGCAGACTATCAGCAAACCATCAAGAAGTACCGCCAGCTGACCGCCCACCTGCAG GACGTGAACCGCGAGCTGACGAGCCAGCAGGAGGCATCTGCGGAGAggcagcagcagccgccgccggAGACTTTTGACTTCAAGATCAAGTTTGCTGAGACGAAGGCCCACGCCAAg GCAATTGAGATGGAATTGAGGCAGatggaggtggcccaggccaaccGGCACATGTCCCTGCTGACAGCCTTCATGCCCGACAGCTTCCTTCGGCCAGGCGGGGACCACGACTGCGTCCTGGTGCTGCTGCTCATTCCTCGTCTCGTTTGCAAG GCAGAGCTGATCCGGAAGCAGGCTCAGGAGAAGTTTGAACTAAGTGAGAACTGTTCAGAGCGGCCAGGGCTTCGAGGGGCCGCGGGGGAGCAGCTCAGCTTTGCTGCGGGGCTGGTGTACTCGCTGAGTTTGCTGCAGGCCACCCTGCACCGTTACGAGCA TGCCCTCTCTCAGTGCCACGTGGACATGTATAAGAAGGTGGGCAGCCTCTACCCCGAGATGAGTGCCCACGAGCGCTCCTTGGATTTCCTCATCGAGCTGCTGCACAAGGATCAGCTGGATGAGACTGTCAACGTGGAGCCTCTCACCAAAGCCATCAAGTACTACCAG CATCTGTACAGCATCCACCTCGCCGATCAGCCTGAGGACAGCACCATGCAGCTGGCCGACCACATCAAG TTCACGCAGAGCGCCCTGGACTGCATGAGCGTGGAGGCGGGCCGGCTGCGCGCCTTCTTGCAG GGTGGGCAGGAGGCTTCAGGTATTGCCCTCCTGCTCCGGGACCTGGAAACATCGTGCAGCGACATCCGCCAGTTCTGCAAGAAGATCCGAAGGCGAATGCCAGGGACGGATGCTCCCGGGATCCCAGCTGCACTAGCCTTCGGCCCACAG GTGTCTGACACCCTCCTGGACTGCAGGAAGCACTTGACGTGGGTGGTGGCTGTGCTGCAGGAGGTGGCAGCTGCTGCCGCCCAGCTCGTCGCCCCGCTGGCGGAGAATGAGGGACTGCCTGTGGCTGCCCTGGAGGAGCTGGCTTTCAAAGCAAACGAGCAG ATCTACGGGGCCCCCTCCAGCAGCCCCCATGAGTGTCTGCGCCAGTCGTGCAGCATCCTCATCAGCACCATGAACAAGGTGGCCACAGCCATGCAGGAGGGAGAGTACGACGCAGACCGGCCCCCTAGCAAG CCTCCCCCTGTTGAGCTGCGGGCGGCAGCCCTTCGTGCGGAGATCACAGACGCTGAAGGCCTGGGCTTGAAGCTTGAAGATCGAGAGACAGTTATCAAGGAGCTGAAGAAGTCACTCAAGATCAAG GGGGAGGAGCTCAGTGAGGCCAACGTGCGGCTGAGCCTCCTGGAGAAGAAGCTGGACAGCGCGGCCAAGGATGCAGACGAGCGCATCGAGAAGGTCCAGACCCGGCTGGAGGAGACCCAGGCGCTGCTGCGGAAGAAGGAGAA AGAGTTTGAGGAGACGATGGACGCCCTTCAGGCTGACATCGACCAGCTGGAGGCAGAGAAAGCAGAGTTAAAGCAGCGGCTGAACAGCCAGTCCAAGCGCACGATCGAGGGGCTCCGGGGGCCCCCTCCCTCGGGTATTGCCACCCTGGTCTCTGACATTGCTGGGG GCGGTGCCCCCGGACAGGCTCCGGCGTCtgtgccaggcccagggctggTGAAGGACTCGCCGCTGCTGCTTCAGCAGATCTCTGCCATGAGACTGCACATCTCCCAGCTGCAGCGCGAGAACAGTGTCCTCAAG GGAGCCCAGATGAAGGCGTCCTTAGCAGCCCTGCCCCCTCTGCATGCGGCGAagttctccctcccaccccacgaGGGCCCTGGCAGTGAGCTAGCCTCTGGAGCGCTGTACCGAAAGACCACCCAGCTGCTGGACACGTTGAATCAGCTGAGCACGCACACCCGTGTGGTGGACATCACCCGCGCCAGCCCTG CTGCCAAAAGCCCATCGGCCCAGCTCCTGGAGCAGGTGGCTCAGCTCAAGGCCCTAAGTGACACCGTCGAGAAGCTCAAG gaTGAGGTCCTTAAGGAGACCGTATCTCAGCGCCCCGGAGCCACGGTCCCCACTGACTTTGCTACCTTCCCCTCATCAGCCTTCCTCAGG gccAAGGAGGAGCAGCAGGACGACACTGTGTACGTGGGCAAAGTGACCTTCTCGTGCGCGGCTGGCCTTGGGCAGCGGCACCGGCTGGTGCTCACCCAGGAGCAGCTACACCAGCTTCACGGCCGCCTCATCTCCTAA
- the LOC102538585 gene encoding dynactin subunit 1 isoform X4, which yields MSAEASARPLRVGSRVEVIGKGHRGTVAYVGATLFATGKWVGVILDEAKGKNDGTVQGRKYFTCDEGHGIFVRQSQIQVFEDGADTTSPETPDSSASKVLRREGADSNAKTSKPTTTRRPKPTRPASSGAAGASSSLGPSGSASAGELSSSEPSTPAQTPLAAPIIPTPALTSPGAAPPLPSPSKEEEGLRAQVRDLEEKLETLRLKRAEDKAKLKELEKHKIQLEQVQEWKSKMQEQQADLQRRLKEARKEAKEALEAKERYMEEMADTADAIEMATLDKEMAEERAESLQQEVEALKERVDELTTDLEILKAEIEEKGSDGAASSYQLKQLEEQNARLKDALVRMRDLSSSEKQEHVKLQKLMEKKNQELEAVRQQRERLQEELTQAESTIDELKEQVDAALGAEEMVEMLTDRNLNLEEKVRELRETVGDLEAMNEMNDELQENARETELELREQLDMAGARVREAQKRVEAAQETVADYQQTIKKYRQLTAHLQDVNRELTSQQEASAERQQQPPPETFDFKIKFAETKAHAKAIEMELRQMEVAQANRHMSLLTAFMPDSFLRPGGDHDCVLVLLLIPRLVCKAELIRKQAQEKFELSENCSERPGLRGAAGEQLSFAAGLVYSLSLLQATLHRYEHALSQCHVDMYKKVGSLYPEMSAHERSLDFLIELLHKDQLDETVNVEPLTKAIKYYQHLYSIHLADQPEDSTMQLADHIKFTQSALDCMSVEAGRLRAFLQGGQEASGIALLLRDLETSCSDIRQFCKKIRRRMPGTDAPGIPAALAFGPQVSDTLLDCRKHLTWVVAVLQEVAAAAAQLVAPLAENEGLPVAALEELAFKANEQIYGAPSSSPHECLRQSCSILISTMNKVATAMQEGEYDADRPPSKPPPVELRAAALRAEITDAEGLGLKLEDRETVIKELKKSLKIKGEELSEANVRLSLLEKKLDSAAKDADERIEKVQTRLEETQALLRKKEKEFEETMDALQADIDQLEAEKAELKQRLNSQSKRTIEGLRGPPPSEEQQRGGAPGQAPASVPGPGLVKDSPLLLQQISAMRLHISQLQRENSVLKGAQMKASLAALPPLHAAKFSLPPHEGPGSELASGALYRKTTQLLDTLNQLSTHTRVVDITRASPAAKSPSAQLLEQVAQLKALSDTVEKLKDEVLKETVSQRPGATVPTDFATFPSSAFLRAKEEQQDDTVYVGKVTFSCAAGLGQRHRLVLTQEQLHQLHGRLIS from the exons CCCACCCGTCCAGCCAGTTCCGGGGCGGCCGGGGCCAGTAGCTCCCTGGGCCCCTCCGGATCAGCATCCGCAGGCGAGCTGAGCAGCAGCGAGCCCAGCACCCCAGCCCAGACCCCGCTCGCAGCCCCCATCATCCCCACGCCGGCCCTCACCTCTCCCGGAGCAGCCCCCCCGCTTCCTTCCCCCTCTAAG gaggaggaggggctgagggCCCAGGTGCGGGACCTGGAGGAGAAACTGGAGACCCTGCGACTGAAACGTGCGGAAGACAAGGCAAAACTAAAAGAGTTGGAGAAACACAAGATCCAGCTGGAGCAGGTGCaagaatggaaaagcaaaatgcaggagcagcaggcagaCCTGCAGCGGCGCCTCAAGGAGGCGCGGAAG GAAGCCAAGGAGGCGCTGGAGGCCAAGGAACGCTACATGGAGGAGATGGCCGACACTGCGGACGCCATCGAGATGGCCACTCTGGACAAGGAGATGGCCGAAGAGCGGGCCGAGTCCCTGCAGCAGGAGGTGGAGGCGCTGAAGGAGCGTGTGGACGAGCTCACCACCGACTTGGAGATCCTCAAGGCCGAGATTGAAGAGAAGG GCTCAGACGGTGCTGCGTCCAGCTATCAGCTCAAGCAGCTCGAGGAGCAGAATGCACGCCTGAAGGACGCCCTGGTGAG GATGCGGGATCTTTCTTCCTCAGAGAAGCAGGAGCATGTGAAACTCCAGAAGCTCATGGAGAAGAAGAACCAAGAGCTGGAAGCTGTGAGGCAGCAGCGGGAGCGGCTGCAGGAGGAGCTGACCCAGGCGGAGAGCACCATCGATGAGCTCAAGGAGCAG GTGGACGCCGCTCTGGGTGCTGAGGAGATGGTGGAGATGCTGACGGACCGGAACCTGAATCTGGAGGAGAAAGTGCGGGAACTGAGGGAGACCGTGGGCGACTTG GAAGCAATGAACGAGATGAACGATGAGCTGCAGGAGAACGCGCGCGAGACGGAGCTGGAGCTGCGGGAGCAGCTGGACATGGCGGGCGCGCGGGTCCGGGAGGCCCAGAAGCGGGTGGAGGCGGCCCAAGAGACGGTGGCAGACTATCAGCAAACCATCAAGAAGTACCGCCAGCTGACCGCCCACCTGCAG GACGTGAACCGCGAGCTGACGAGCCAGCAGGAGGCATCTGCGGAGAggcagcagcagccgccgccggAGACTTTTGACTTCAAGATCAAGTTTGCTGAGACGAAGGCCCACGCCAAg GCAATTGAGATGGAATTGAGGCAGatggaggtggcccaggccaaccGGCACATGTCCCTGCTGACAGCCTTCATGCCCGACAGCTTCCTTCGGCCAGGCGGGGACCACGACTGCGTCCTGGTGCTGCTGCTCATTCCTCGTCTCGTTTGCAAG GCAGAGCTGATCCGGAAGCAGGCTCAGGAGAAGTTTGAACTAAGTGAGAACTGTTCAGAGCGGCCAGGGCTTCGAGGGGCCGCGGGGGAGCAGCTCAGCTTTGCTGCGGGGCTGGTGTACTCGCTGAGTTTGCTGCAGGCCACCCTGCACCGTTACGAGCA TGCCCTCTCTCAGTGCCACGTGGACATGTATAAGAAGGTGGGCAGCCTCTACCCCGAGATGAGTGCCCACGAGCGCTCCTTGGATTTCCTCATCGAGCTGCTGCACAAGGATCAGCTGGATGAGACTGTCAACGTGGAGCCTCTCACCAAAGCCATCAAGTACTACCAG CATCTGTACAGCATCCACCTCGCCGATCAGCCTGAGGACAGCACCATGCAGCTGGCCGACCACATCAAG TTCACGCAGAGCGCCCTGGACTGCATGAGCGTGGAGGCGGGCCGGCTGCGCGCCTTCTTGCAG GGTGGGCAGGAGGCTTCAGGTATTGCCCTCCTGCTCCGGGACCTGGAAACATCGTGCAGCGACATCCGCCAGTTCTGCAAGAAGATCCGAAGGCGAATGCCAGGGACGGATGCTCCCGGGATCCCAGCTGCACTAGCCTTCGGCCCACAG GTGTCTGACACCCTCCTGGACTGCAGGAAGCACTTGACGTGGGTGGTGGCTGTGCTGCAGGAGGTGGCAGCTGCTGCCGCCCAGCTCGTCGCCCCGCTGGCGGAGAATGAGGGACTGCCTGTGGCTGCCCTGGAGGAGCTGGCTTTCAAAGCAAACGAGCAG ATCTACGGGGCCCCCTCCAGCAGCCCCCATGAGTGTCTGCGCCAGTCGTGCAGCATCCTCATCAGCACCATGAACAAGGTGGCCACAGCCATGCAGGAGGGAGAGTACGACGCAGACCGGCCCCCTAGCAAG CCTCCCCCTGTTGAGCTGCGGGCGGCAGCCCTTCGTGCGGAGATCACAGACGCTGAAGGCCTGGGCTTGAAGCTTGAAGATCGAGAGACAGTTATCAAGGAGCTGAAGAAGTCACTCAAGATCAAG GGGGAGGAGCTCAGTGAGGCCAACGTGCGGCTGAGCCTCCTGGAGAAGAAGCTGGACAGCGCGGCCAAGGATGCAGACGAGCGCATCGAGAAGGTCCAGACCCGGCTGGAGGAGACCCAGGCGCTGCTGCGGAAGAAGGAGAA AGAGTTTGAGGAGACGATGGACGCCCTTCAGGCTGACATCGACCAGCTGGAGGCAGAGAAAGCAGAGTTAAAGCAGCGGCTGAACAGCCAGTCCAAGCGCACGATCGAGGGGCTCCGGGGGCCCCCTCCCTCGG AAGAGCAGCAGCGAG GCGGTGCCCCCGGACAGGCTCCGGCGTCtgtgccaggcccagggctggTGAAGGACTCGCCGCTGCTGCTTCAGCAGATCTCTGCCATGAGACTGCACATCTCCCAGCTGCAGCGCGAGAACAGTGTCCTCAAG GGAGCCCAGATGAAGGCGTCCTTAGCAGCCCTGCCCCCTCTGCATGCGGCGAagttctccctcccaccccacgaGGGCCCTGGCAGTGAGCTAGCCTCTGGAGCGCTGTACCGAAAGACCACCCAGCTGCTGGACACGTTGAATCAGCTGAGCACGCACACCCGTGTGGTGGACATCACCCGCGCCAGCCCTG CTGCCAAAAGCCCATCGGCCCAGCTCCTGGAGCAGGTGGCTCAGCTCAAGGCCCTAAGTGACACCGTCGAGAAGCTCAAG gaTGAGGTCCTTAAGGAGACCGTATCTCAGCGCCCCGGAGCCACGGTCCCCACTGACTTTGCTACCTTCCCCTCATCAGCCTTCCTCAGG gccAAGGAGGAGCAGCAGGACGACACTGTGTACGTGGGCAAAGTGACCTTCTCGTGCGCGGCTGGCCTTGGGCAGCGGCACCGGCTGGTGCTCACCCAGGAGCAGCTACACCAGCTTCACGGCCGCCTCATCTCCTAA